The following proteins are co-located in the Shouchella hunanensis genome:
- a CDS encoding ABC transporter permease, which produces MYRKTMNNFPDIRLNLGDYIDAFISWLTEAGAGVFDFIYFISVNTINGINDFLDLFPWWLFIFIVIALGWFFQKWSSGFIYGAFIFIIGAFGLWSEMMTTLAIIIAAVLICLIIGIPLGIIMAFSNRFSIVMRPILDAMQTMPSFIYLIPAIFFFGLGNVSAIFATIIYAVPPVVRLTELAIRGVSPSMVESAQSFGSSKAQTLWKVQLPQAVPTIMAGVNQTTMMALAMVVIASMVGAGGLGAQVLVAINRVDISLGAEAGLSIVFLAIIIDRMTNGFANKIQRHRRVTS; this is translated from the coding sequence GTGTATCGTAAGACAATGAACAATTTTCCAGATATTCGTTTGAATCTAGGGGACTATATAGATGCATTTATTAGCTGGTTAACAGAAGCTGGTGCAGGTGTATTTGATTTTATTTATTTTATAAGCGTGAATACTATTAACGGTATTAATGATTTCCTCGACTTATTTCCATGGTGGTTATTCATATTCATTGTTATTGCGCTTGGCTGGTTTTTTCAGAAATGGAGTTCTGGTTTCATCTATGGTGCTTTTATTTTTATCATCGGAGCATTCGGGCTATGGTCTGAAATGATGACGACTTTAGCTATCATAATAGCCGCTGTCTTAATTTGCTTAATTATAGGAATTCCACTCGGTATTATAATGGCTTTTAGTAATCGTTTTTCAATCGTGATGCGTCCTATACTTGATGCCATGCAGACGATGCCAAGTTTTATTTATTTAATTCCAGCAATTTTCTTTTTCGGACTTGGAAATGTGTCGGCTATTTTCGCAACAATTATTTATGCAGTACCGCCAGTTGTGCGTTTAACTGAGTTGGCTATTAGAGGGGTTAGTCCTTCGATGGTTGAATCTGCTCAATCATTTGGCTCTTCAAAAGCTCAAACATTATGGAAGGTTCAGCTACCGCAAGCCGTTCCAACGATTATGGCTGGTGTAAATCAGACGACTATGATGGCACTAGCGATGGTCGTCATTGCCTCTATGGTTGGTGCAGGTGGATTAGGTGCGCAAGTACTAGTAGCGATCAATCGTGTTGATATTTCACTAGGTGCAGAAGCAGGACTTAGTATTGT